In the Sus scrofa isolate TJ Tabasco breed Duroc chromosome 6, Sscrofa11.1, whole genome shotgun sequence genome, one interval contains:
- the LOC110261312 gene encoding zinc finger protein 548-like isoform X7 — MALGSMLPKWVAPGFPWIVVWTDHREGPMAAAEMLTDPEQGRVVFEDVAISFSQEEWGLLDEAQRRLYHAVMTEILALLTSPGCWHGAQDEEARSEQALSVAVSPARTPEPDPSTRTARPCEMCDPLCKCLVRLPKQDGMYPDRGPHVGVTNLFQQEKHQVRDKLSRRDEGQPSCLTKSSIHIADGTSTCTGDGKDLPGITGLLQQPGPHSVGKPHRDTACGDAFGGGQRDYRCTQCGKAFSREKILVEHQKIHTGVRPYECSSCGLAFVRKFHLVQHQRIHTGEMPFQCSECGKCFRYNSTLISHQRVHRGGVRSYECSKCGEFFKYNANFMKHQRIHNGERPYECRECGKFFRYNYRLVRHGRVHTGERPYECSECGKFFRYSSTFIRHQRVHTAERPYKCNECGKTFRYNSTLIKHQRVHTGERPYECSECGKFFRYTSTLIRHQRIHTVERPYECSLCGEFFRCKSKLIKHWQIHTGERPYECSECGKAFRYHCRLIRHKRVHSGERPYECSECGKFFRYSSNLIKHWRNHTGERPYECSECGKAFSHRHILVEHQKIHTGERPYECSKCQKAFIRKSHLVHHQKIHSEEDASAVIMGNSLDATSASLSREFTAVKAL; from the exons ATGGCCCTGGGTTCCATGCTTCCCAAGTGGGTCGCGCCCGGATTTCCATGGATTGTCGTCTGGACTGATCACAGGGAG GGCCCCATGGCAGCGGCAGAAATGCTTACGGACCCCGAACAG GGCCGTGTGGTCTTTGAGGACGTGGCCATATCTTTCTCCCAGGAGGAGTGGGGGCTCCTGGATGAGGCTCAGAGACGCTTGTACCATGCCGTGATGACGGAGATCTTGGCACTTTTGACCTCACCAG GTTGTTGGCATGGAGCCCAGGATGAGGAGGCACGATCTGAGCAAGCTCTTTCTGTGGCAGTGTCACCAGCCAGGACTCCAGAGCCAGATCCATCCACGAGGACGGCCCGGCCATGTGAGATGTGTGACCCACTCTGCAAATGCCTTGTGCGCCTGCCCAAGCAGGATGGAATGTACCCTGATCGAGGGCCACACGTTGGTGTGACAAACCTTTTCCAGCAGGAAAAGCATCAGGTTAGAGATAAACTTTCCAGAAGGGATGAGGGGCAGCCTTCCTGTCTGACAAAGAGCAGCATTCACATAGCAGATGGGACCTCGACATGCACAGGAGATGGGAAGGACCTCCCAGGCATCACAGGCCTCCTGCAGCAGCCGGGCCCTCACAGTGTGGGGAAGCCACACAGGGACACTGCGTGTGGGGACGCCTTTGGTGGTGGACAGCGTGACTACAGGTGCACtcagtgtgggaaagccttcagccgAGAAAAGATACTTGTTGAGCACCAGAAAATCCACACTGGTGTAAGGCCTTATGAGTGCAGCAGCTGTGGGCTGGCCTTTGTTCGAAAGTTTCACCTTGTTCAGCACCAGAGAATCCACACTGGAGAAATGCCTTTTCAGTGCAGTGAATGCGGGAAATGCTTTAGGTACAACTCCACACTCATTAGTCATCAGAGAGTTCACCGTGGTGGAGTAAGGTCTTATGAGTGCAGCAAATGTGGGGAATTCTTCAAATACAATGCCAATTTTATGAAACATCAGCGAATTCACAAtggagaaaggccttatgagTGCAGAGAATGTGGAAAGTTTTTCAGGTACAACTATCGATTGGTAAGACATGGCCGAGTTCATACTGGAGAAAGGCCCTAcgagtgcagtgaatgtgggaaatttTTCAGGTACAGTTCCACATTCATTAGACATCAGAGAGTTCACACTGCAGAAAGGCCATATAAGTGTAACGAATGTGGGAAAACATTTAGGTACAACTCCACACTCATTAAGCACCAGAGAGTTCACactggagaaaggccttatgagtgcagtgaatgtgggaaattctTTCGGTACACCTCTACCCTCATTAGACATCAAAGAATTCATACTGTAGAGAGGCCCTATGAGTGCAGCTTGTGTGGGGAATTCTTCAGGTGCAAGTCCAAGCTTATTAAACATTGGCAGATTCACactggagaaaggccttatgagtgcagtgaatgtggcaaagcctttagGTACCACTGCAGACTCATTAGACATAAGAGAGTTCACAGtggagaaaggccttatgagtgcagtgaatgtgggaagtTCTTTCGGTACAGCTCCAACCTCATTAAGCACTGGAGAAATCACACTGGAGAGAGGCCGTATGAGTGCAgcgaatgtgggaaagcctttagcCACAGGCACATACTTGTGGAGCATCAGAAAATCCATactggagaaaggccttatgagTGCAGCAAATGTCAGAAAGCCTTCATTAGAAAGTCTCACCTCGTTCATCACCAGAAGATCCACAGTGAAGAAGATGCGAGTGCTGTGATTATGGGGAACTCTTTGGATGCTACTTCAGCCTCATTAAGCAGAGAATTCACAGCAGTAAAGGCCTTATGA
- the LOC110261312 gene encoding zinc finger protein 548-like isoform X2, whose translation MSPAQGPMAAAEMLTDPEQGRVVFEDVAISFSQEEWGLLDEAQRRLYHAVMTEILALLTSPGCWHGAQDEEARSEQALSVAVSPARTPEPDPSTRTARPCEMCDPLCKCLVRLPKQDGMYPDRGPHVGVTNLFQQEKHQVRDKLSRRDEGQPSCLTKSSIHIADGTSTCTGDGKDLPGITGLLQQPGPHSVGKPHRDTACGDAFGGGQRDYRCTQCGKAFSREKILVEHQKIHTGVRPYECSSCGLAFVRKFHLVQHQRIHTGEMPFQCSECGKCFRYNSTLISHQRVHRGGVRSYECSKCGEFFKYNANFMKHQRIHNGERPYECRECGKFFRYNYRLVRHGRVHTGERPYECSECGKFFRYSSTFIRHQRVHTAERPYKCNECGKTFRYNSTLIKHQRVHTGERPYECSECGKFFRYTSTLIRHQRIHTVERPYECSLCGEFFRCKSKLIKHWQIHTGERPYECSECGKAFRYHCRLIRHKRVHSGERPYECSECGKFFRYSSNLIKHWRNHTGERPYECSECGKAFSHRHILVEHQKIHTGERPYECSKCQKAFIRKSHLVHHQKIHSEEDASAVIMGNSLDATSASLSREFTAVKAL comes from the exons ATGAGCCCGGCTCAG GGCCCCATGGCAGCGGCAGAAATGCTTACGGACCCCGAACAG GGCCGTGTGGTCTTTGAGGACGTGGCCATATCTTTCTCCCAGGAGGAGTGGGGGCTCCTGGATGAGGCTCAGAGACGCTTGTACCATGCCGTGATGACGGAGATCTTGGCACTTTTGACCTCACCAG GTTGTTGGCATGGAGCCCAGGATGAGGAGGCACGATCTGAGCAAGCTCTTTCTGTGGCAGTGTCACCAGCCAGGACTCCAGAGCCAGATCCATCCACGAGGACGGCCCGGCCATGTGAGATGTGTGACCCACTCTGCAAATGCCTTGTGCGCCTGCCCAAGCAGGATGGAATGTACCCTGATCGAGGGCCACACGTTGGTGTGACAAACCTTTTCCAGCAGGAAAAGCATCAGGTTAGAGATAAACTTTCCAGAAGGGATGAGGGGCAGCCTTCCTGTCTGACAAAGAGCAGCATTCACATAGCAGATGGGACCTCGACATGCACAGGAGATGGGAAGGACCTCCCAGGCATCACAGGCCTCCTGCAGCAGCCGGGCCCTCACAGTGTGGGGAAGCCACACAGGGACACTGCGTGTGGGGACGCCTTTGGTGGTGGACAGCGTGACTACAGGTGCACtcagtgtgggaaagccttcagccgAGAAAAGATACTTGTTGAGCACCAGAAAATCCACACTGGTGTAAGGCCTTATGAGTGCAGCAGCTGTGGGCTGGCCTTTGTTCGAAAGTTTCACCTTGTTCAGCACCAGAGAATCCACACTGGAGAAATGCCTTTTCAGTGCAGTGAATGCGGGAAATGCTTTAGGTACAACTCCACACTCATTAGTCATCAGAGAGTTCACCGTGGTGGAGTAAGGTCTTATGAGTGCAGCAAATGTGGGGAATTCTTCAAATACAATGCCAATTTTATGAAACATCAGCGAATTCACAAtggagaaaggccttatgagTGCAGAGAATGTGGAAAGTTTTTCAGGTACAACTATCGATTGGTAAGACATGGCCGAGTTCATACTGGAGAAAGGCCCTAcgagtgcagtgaatgtgggaaatttTTCAGGTACAGTTCCACATTCATTAGACATCAGAGAGTTCACACTGCAGAAAGGCCATATAAGTGTAACGAATGTGGGAAAACATTTAGGTACAACTCCACACTCATTAAGCACCAGAGAGTTCACactggagaaaggccttatgagtgcagtgaatgtgggaaattctTTCGGTACACCTCTACCCTCATTAGACATCAAAGAATTCATACTGTAGAGAGGCCCTATGAGTGCAGCTTGTGTGGGGAATTCTTCAGGTGCAAGTCCAAGCTTATTAAACATTGGCAGATTCACactggagaaaggccttatgagtgcagtgaatgtggcaaagcctttagGTACCACTGCAGACTCATTAGACATAAGAGAGTTCACAGtggagaaaggccttatgagtgcagtgaatgtgggaagtTCTTTCGGTACAGCTCCAACCTCATTAAGCACTGGAGAAATCACACTGGAGAGAGGCCGTATGAGTGCAgcgaatgtgggaaagcctttagcCACAGGCACATACTTGTGGAGCATCAGAAAATCCATactggagaaaggccttatgagTGCAGCAAATGTCAGAAAGCCTTCATTAGAAAGTCTCACCTCGTTCATCACCAGAAGATCCACAGTGAAGAAGATGCGAGTGCTGTGATTATGGGGAACTCTTTGGATGCTACTTCAGCCTCATTAAGCAGAGAATTCACAGCAGTAAAGGCCTTATGA
- the LOC110261312 gene encoding zinc finger protein 548-like isoform X3, translating to MGPMAAAEMLTDPEQGRVVFEDVAISFSQEEWGLLDEAQRRLYHAVMTEILALLTSPGCWHGAQDEEARSEQALSVAVSPARTPEPDPSTRTARPCEMCDPLCKCLVRLPKQDGMYPDRGPHVGVTNLFQQEKHQVRDKLSRRDEGQPSCLTKSSIHIADGTSTCTGDGKDLPGITGLLQQPGPHSVGKPHRDTACGDAFGGGQRDYRCTQCGKAFSREKILVEHQKIHTGVRPYECSSCGLAFVRKFHLVQHQRIHTGEMPFQCSECGKCFRYNSTLISHQRVHRGGVRSYECSKCGEFFKYNANFMKHQRIHNGERPYECRECGKFFRYNYRLVRHGRVHTGERPYECSECGKFFRYSSTFIRHQRVHTAERPYKCNECGKTFRYNSTLIKHQRVHTGERPYECSECGKFFRYTSTLIRHQRIHTVERPYECSLCGEFFRCKSKLIKHWQIHTGERPYECSECGKAFRYHCRLIRHKRVHSGERPYECSECGKFFRYSSNLIKHWRNHTGERPYECSECGKAFSHRHILVEHQKIHTGERPYECSKCQKAFIRKSHLVHHQKIHSEEDASAVIMGNSLDATSASLSREFTAVKAL from the exons ATG GGCCCCATGGCAGCGGCAGAAATGCTTACGGACCCCGAACAG GGCCGTGTGGTCTTTGAGGACGTGGCCATATCTTTCTCCCAGGAGGAGTGGGGGCTCCTGGATGAGGCTCAGAGACGCTTGTACCATGCCGTGATGACGGAGATCTTGGCACTTTTGACCTCACCAG GTTGTTGGCATGGAGCCCAGGATGAGGAGGCACGATCTGAGCAAGCTCTTTCTGTGGCAGTGTCACCAGCCAGGACTCCAGAGCCAGATCCATCCACGAGGACGGCCCGGCCATGTGAGATGTGTGACCCACTCTGCAAATGCCTTGTGCGCCTGCCCAAGCAGGATGGAATGTACCCTGATCGAGGGCCACACGTTGGTGTGACAAACCTTTTCCAGCAGGAAAAGCATCAGGTTAGAGATAAACTTTCCAGAAGGGATGAGGGGCAGCCTTCCTGTCTGACAAAGAGCAGCATTCACATAGCAGATGGGACCTCGACATGCACAGGAGATGGGAAGGACCTCCCAGGCATCACAGGCCTCCTGCAGCAGCCGGGCCCTCACAGTGTGGGGAAGCCACACAGGGACACTGCGTGTGGGGACGCCTTTGGTGGTGGACAGCGTGACTACAGGTGCACtcagtgtgggaaagccttcagccgAGAAAAGATACTTGTTGAGCACCAGAAAATCCACACTGGTGTAAGGCCTTATGAGTGCAGCAGCTGTGGGCTGGCCTTTGTTCGAAAGTTTCACCTTGTTCAGCACCAGAGAATCCACACTGGAGAAATGCCTTTTCAGTGCAGTGAATGCGGGAAATGCTTTAGGTACAACTCCACACTCATTAGTCATCAGAGAGTTCACCGTGGTGGAGTAAGGTCTTATGAGTGCAGCAAATGTGGGGAATTCTTCAAATACAATGCCAATTTTATGAAACATCAGCGAATTCACAAtggagaaaggccttatgagTGCAGAGAATGTGGAAAGTTTTTCAGGTACAACTATCGATTGGTAAGACATGGCCGAGTTCATACTGGAGAAAGGCCCTAcgagtgcagtgaatgtgggaaatttTTCAGGTACAGTTCCACATTCATTAGACATCAGAGAGTTCACACTGCAGAAAGGCCATATAAGTGTAACGAATGTGGGAAAACATTTAGGTACAACTCCACACTCATTAAGCACCAGAGAGTTCACactggagaaaggccttatgagtgcagtgaatgtgggaaattctTTCGGTACACCTCTACCCTCATTAGACATCAAAGAATTCATACTGTAGAGAGGCCCTATGAGTGCAGCTTGTGTGGGGAATTCTTCAGGTGCAAGTCCAAGCTTATTAAACATTGGCAGATTCACactggagaaaggccttatgagtgcagtgaatgtggcaaagcctttagGTACCACTGCAGACTCATTAGACATAAGAGAGTTCACAGtggagaaaggccttatgagtgcagtgaatgtgggaagtTCTTTCGGTACAGCTCCAACCTCATTAAGCACTGGAGAAATCACACTGGAGAGAGGCCGTATGAGTGCAgcgaatgtgggaaagcctttagcCACAGGCACATACTTGTGGAGCATCAGAAAATCCATactggagaaaggccttatgagTGCAGCAAATGTCAGAAAGCCTTCATTAGAAAGTCTCACCTCGTTCATCACCAGAAGATCCACAGTGAAGAAGATGCGAGTGCTGTGATTATGGGGAACTCTTTGGATGCTACTTCAGCCTCATTAAGCAGAGAATTCACAGCAGTAAAGGCCTTATGA
- the LOC110261312 gene encoding zinc finger protein 548-like isoform X1, which yields MFRDHHMVHQMETLYVEEKGPMAAAEMLTDPEQGRVVFEDVAISFSQEEWGLLDEAQRRLYHAVMTEILALLTSPGCWHGAQDEEARSEQALSVAVSPARTPEPDPSTRTARPCEMCDPLCKCLVRLPKQDGMYPDRGPHVGVTNLFQQEKHQVRDKLSRRDEGQPSCLTKSSIHIADGTSTCTGDGKDLPGITGLLQQPGPHSVGKPHRDTACGDAFGGGQRDYRCTQCGKAFSREKILVEHQKIHTGVRPYECSSCGLAFVRKFHLVQHQRIHTGEMPFQCSECGKCFRYNSTLISHQRVHRGGVRSYECSKCGEFFKYNANFMKHQRIHNGERPYECRECGKFFRYNYRLVRHGRVHTGERPYECSECGKFFRYSSTFIRHQRVHTAERPYKCNECGKTFRYNSTLIKHQRVHTGERPYECSECGKFFRYTSTLIRHQRIHTVERPYECSLCGEFFRCKSKLIKHWQIHTGERPYECSECGKAFRYHCRLIRHKRVHSGERPYECSECGKFFRYSSNLIKHWRNHTGERPYECSECGKAFSHRHILVEHQKIHTGERPYECSKCQKAFIRKSHLVHHQKIHSEEDASAVIMGNSLDATSASLSREFTAVKAL from the exons ATGTTTCGAGATCACCATATGGTTCACCAAATGGAGACACTATACGTGGAGGAGAAG GGCCCCATGGCAGCGGCAGAAATGCTTACGGACCCCGAACAG GGCCGTGTGGTCTTTGAGGACGTGGCCATATCTTTCTCCCAGGAGGAGTGGGGGCTCCTGGATGAGGCTCAGAGACGCTTGTACCATGCCGTGATGACGGAGATCTTGGCACTTTTGACCTCACCAG GTTGTTGGCATGGAGCCCAGGATGAGGAGGCACGATCTGAGCAAGCTCTTTCTGTGGCAGTGTCACCAGCCAGGACTCCAGAGCCAGATCCATCCACGAGGACGGCCCGGCCATGTGAGATGTGTGACCCACTCTGCAAATGCCTTGTGCGCCTGCCCAAGCAGGATGGAATGTACCCTGATCGAGGGCCACACGTTGGTGTGACAAACCTTTTCCAGCAGGAAAAGCATCAGGTTAGAGATAAACTTTCCAGAAGGGATGAGGGGCAGCCTTCCTGTCTGACAAAGAGCAGCATTCACATAGCAGATGGGACCTCGACATGCACAGGAGATGGGAAGGACCTCCCAGGCATCACAGGCCTCCTGCAGCAGCCGGGCCCTCACAGTGTGGGGAAGCCACACAGGGACACTGCGTGTGGGGACGCCTTTGGTGGTGGACAGCGTGACTACAGGTGCACtcagtgtgggaaagccttcagccgAGAAAAGATACTTGTTGAGCACCAGAAAATCCACACTGGTGTAAGGCCTTATGAGTGCAGCAGCTGTGGGCTGGCCTTTGTTCGAAAGTTTCACCTTGTTCAGCACCAGAGAATCCACACTGGAGAAATGCCTTTTCAGTGCAGTGAATGCGGGAAATGCTTTAGGTACAACTCCACACTCATTAGTCATCAGAGAGTTCACCGTGGTGGAGTAAGGTCTTATGAGTGCAGCAAATGTGGGGAATTCTTCAAATACAATGCCAATTTTATGAAACATCAGCGAATTCACAAtggagaaaggccttatgagTGCAGAGAATGTGGAAAGTTTTTCAGGTACAACTATCGATTGGTAAGACATGGCCGAGTTCATACTGGAGAAAGGCCCTAcgagtgcagtgaatgtgggaaatttTTCAGGTACAGTTCCACATTCATTAGACATCAGAGAGTTCACACTGCAGAAAGGCCATATAAGTGTAACGAATGTGGGAAAACATTTAGGTACAACTCCACACTCATTAAGCACCAGAGAGTTCACactggagaaaggccttatgagtgcagtgaatgtgggaaattctTTCGGTACACCTCTACCCTCATTAGACATCAAAGAATTCATACTGTAGAGAGGCCCTATGAGTGCAGCTTGTGTGGGGAATTCTTCAGGTGCAAGTCCAAGCTTATTAAACATTGGCAGATTCACactggagaaaggccttatgagtgcagtgaatgtggcaaagcctttagGTACCACTGCAGACTCATTAGACATAAGAGAGTTCACAGtggagaaaggccttatgagtgcagtgaatgtgggaagtTCTTTCGGTACAGCTCCAACCTCATTAAGCACTGGAGAAATCACACTGGAGAGAGGCCGTATGAGTGCAgcgaatgtgggaaagcctttagcCACAGGCACATACTTGTGGAGCATCAGAAAATCCATactggagaaaggccttatgagTGCAGCAAATGTCAGAAAGCCTTCATTAGAAAGTCTCACCTCGTTCATCACCAGAAGATCCACAGTGAAGAAGATGCGAGTGCTGTGATTATGGGGAACTCTTTGGATGCTACTTCAGCCTCATTAAGCAGAGAATTCACAGCAGTAAAGGCCTTATGA
- the LOC110261312 gene encoding zinc finger protein 548-like isoform X5 produces the protein MAAAEMLTDPEQGRVVFEDVAISFSQEEWGLLDEAQRRLYHAVMTEILALLTSPGCWHGAQDEEARSEQALSVAVSPARTPEPDPSTRTARPCEMCDPLCKCLVRLPKQDGMYPDRGPHVGVTNLFQQEKHQVRDKLSRRDEGQPSCLTKSSIHIADGTSTCTGDGKDLPGITGLLQQPGPHSVGKPHRDTACGDAFGGGQRDYRCTQCGKAFSREKILVEHQKIHTGVRPYECSSCGLAFVRKFHLVQHQRIHTGEMPFQCSECGKCFRYNSTLISHQRVHRGGVRSYECSKCGEFFKYNANFMKHQRIHNGERPYECRECGKFFRYNYRLVRHGRVHTGERPYECSECGKFFRYSSTFIRHQRVHTAERPYKCNECGKTFRYNSTLIKHQRVHTGERPYECSECGKFFRYTSTLIRHQRIHTVERPYECSLCGEFFRCKSKLIKHWQIHTGERPYECSECGKAFRYHCRLIRHKRVHSGERPYECSECGKFFRYSSNLIKHWRNHTGERPYECSECGKAFSHRHILVEHQKIHTGERPYECSKCQKAFIRKSHLVHHQKIHSEEDASAVIMGNSLDATSASLSREFTAVKAL, from the exons ATGGCAGCGGCAGAAATGCTTACGGACCCCGAACAG GGCCGTGTGGTCTTTGAGGACGTGGCCATATCTTTCTCCCAGGAGGAGTGGGGGCTCCTGGATGAGGCTCAGAGACGCTTGTACCATGCCGTGATGACGGAGATCTTGGCACTTTTGACCTCACCAG GTTGTTGGCATGGAGCCCAGGATGAGGAGGCACGATCTGAGCAAGCTCTTTCTGTGGCAGTGTCACCAGCCAGGACTCCAGAGCCAGATCCATCCACGAGGACGGCCCGGCCATGTGAGATGTGTGACCCACTCTGCAAATGCCTTGTGCGCCTGCCCAAGCAGGATGGAATGTACCCTGATCGAGGGCCACACGTTGGTGTGACAAACCTTTTCCAGCAGGAAAAGCATCAGGTTAGAGATAAACTTTCCAGAAGGGATGAGGGGCAGCCTTCCTGTCTGACAAAGAGCAGCATTCACATAGCAGATGGGACCTCGACATGCACAGGAGATGGGAAGGACCTCCCAGGCATCACAGGCCTCCTGCAGCAGCCGGGCCCTCACAGTGTGGGGAAGCCACACAGGGACACTGCGTGTGGGGACGCCTTTGGTGGTGGACAGCGTGACTACAGGTGCACtcagtgtgggaaagccttcagccgAGAAAAGATACTTGTTGAGCACCAGAAAATCCACACTGGTGTAAGGCCTTATGAGTGCAGCAGCTGTGGGCTGGCCTTTGTTCGAAAGTTTCACCTTGTTCAGCACCAGAGAATCCACACTGGAGAAATGCCTTTTCAGTGCAGTGAATGCGGGAAATGCTTTAGGTACAACTCCACACTCATTAGTCATCAGAGAGTTCACCGTGGTGGAGTAAGGTCTTATGAGTGCAGCAAATGTGGGGAATTCTTCAAATACAATGCCAATTTTATGAAACATCAGCGAATTCACAAtggagaaaggccttatgagTGCAGAGAATGTGGAAAGTTTTTCAGGTACAACTATCGATTGGTAAGACATGGCCGAGTTCATACTGGAGAAAGGCCCTAcgagtgcagtgaatgtgggaaatttTTCAGGTACAGTTCCACATTCATTAGACATCAGAGAGTTCACACTGCAGAAAGGCCATATAAGTGTAACGAATGTGGGAAAACATTTAGGTACAACTCCACACTCATTAAGCACCAGAGAGTTCACactggagaaaggccttatgagtgcagtgaatgtgggaaattctTTCGGTACACCTCTACCCTCATTAGACATCAAAGAATTCATACTGTAGAGAGGCCCTATGAGTGCAGCTTGTGTGGGGAATTCTTCAGGTGCAAGTCCAAGCTTATTAAACATTGGCAGATTCACactggagaaaggccttatgagtgcagtgaatgtggcaaagcctttagGTACCACTGCAGACTCATTAGACATAAGAGAGTTCACAGtggagaaaggccttatgagtgcagtgaatgtgggaagtTCTTTCGGTACAGCTCCAACCTCATTAAGCACTGGAGAAATCACACTGGAGAGAGGCCGTATGAGTGCAgcgaatgtgggaaagcctttagcCACAGGCACATACTTGTGGAGCATCAGAAAATCCATactggagaaaggccttatgagTGCAGCAAATGTCAGAAAGCCTTCATTAGAAAGTCTCACCTCGTTCATCACCAGAAGATCCACAGTGAAGAAGATGCGAGTGCTGTGATTATGGGGAACTCTTTGGATGCTACTTCAGCCTCATTAAGCAGAGAATTCACAGCAGTAAAGGCCTTATGA
- the LOC110261312 gene encoding zinc finger protein 548-like isoform X4 — METQRDPHGRRVSSRGRVVFEDVAISFSQEEWGLLDEAQRRLYHAVMTEILALLTSPGCWHGAQDEEARSEQALSVAVSPARTPEPDPSTRTARPCEMCDPLCKCLVRLPKQDGMYPDRGPHVGVTNLFQQEKHQVRDKLSRRDEGQPSCLTKSSIHIADGTSTCTGDGKDLPGITGLLQQPGPHSVGKPHRDTACGDAFGGGQRDYRCTQCGKAFSREKILVEHQKIHTGVRPYECSSCGLAFVRKFHLVQHQRIHTGEMPFQCSECGKCFRYNSTLISHQRVHRGGVRSYECSKCGEFFKYNANFMKHQRIHNGERPYECRECGKFFRYNYRLVRHGRVHTGERPYECSECGKFFRYSSTFIRHQRVHTAERPYKCNECGKTFRYNSTLIKHQRVHTGERPYECSECGKFFRYTSTLIRHQRIHTVERPYECSLCGEFFRCKSKLIKHWQIHTGERPYECSECGKAFRYHCRLIRHKRVHSGERPYECSECGKFFRYSSNLIKHWRNHTGERPYECSECGKAFSHRHILVEHQKIHTGERPYECSKCQKAFIRKSHLVHHQKIHSEEDASAVIMGNSLDATSASLSREFTAVKAL; from the exons ATGGAGACACAGCGAGACCCACATGGAAGGAGGGTGTCATCACGT GGCCGTGTGGTCTTTGAGGACGTGGCCATATCTTTCTCCCAGGAGGAGTGGGGGCTCCTGGATGAGGCTCAGAGACGCTTGTACCATGCCGTGATGACGGAGATCTTGGCACTTTTGACCTCACCAG GTTGTTGGCATGGAGCCCAGGATGAGGAGGCACGATCTGAGCAAGCTCTTTCTGTGGCAGTGTCACCAGCCAGGACTCCAGAGCCAGATCCATCCACGAGGACGGCCCGGCCATGTGAGATGTGTGACCCACTCTGCAAATGCCTTGTGCGCCTGCCCAAGCAGGATGGAATGTACCCTGATCGAGGGCCACACGTTGGTGTGACAAACCTTTTCCAGCAGGAAAAGCATCAGGTTAGAGATAAACTTTCCAGAAGGGATGAGGGGCAGCCTTCCTGTCTGACAAAGAGCAGCATTCACATAGCAGATGGGACCTCGACATGCACAGGAGATGGGAAGGACCTCCCAGGCATCACAGGCCTCCTGCAGCAGCCGGGCCCTCACAGTGTGGGGAAGCCACACAGGGACACTGCGTGTGGGGACGCCTTTGGTGGTGGACAGCGTGACTACAGGTGCACtcagtgtgggaaagccttcagccgAGAAAAGATACTTGTTGAGCACCAGAAAATCCACACTGGTGTAAGGCCTTATGAGTGCAGCAGCTGTGGGCTGGCCTTTGTTCGAAAGTTTCACCTTGTTCAGCACCAGAGAATCCACACTGGAGAAATGCCTTTTCAGTGCAGTGAATGCGGGAAATGCTTTAGGTACAACTCCACACTCATTAGTCATCAGAGAGTTCACCGTGGTGGAGTAAGGTCTTATGAGTGCAGCAAATGTGGGGAATTCTTCAAATACAATGCCAATTTTATGAAACATCAGCGAATTCACAAtggagaaaggccttatgagTGCAGAGAATGTGGAAAGTTTTTCAGGTACAACTATCGATTGGTAAGACATGGCCGAGTTCATACTGGAGAAAGGCCCTAcgagtgcagtgaatgtgggaaatttTTCAGGTACAGTTCCACATTCATTAGACATCAGAGAGTTCACACTGCAGAAAGGCCATATAAGTGTAACGAATGTGGGAAAACATTTAGGTACAACTCCACACTCATTAAGCACCAGAGAGTTCACactggagaaaggccttatgagtgcagtgaatgtgggaaattctTTCGGTACACCTCTACCCTCATTAGACATCAAAGAATTCATACTGTAGAGAGGCCCTATGAGTGCAGCTTGTGTGGGGAATTCTTCAGGTGCAAGTCCAAGCTTATTAAACATTGGCAGATTCACactggagaaaggccttatgagtgcagtgaatgtggcaaagcctttagGTACCACTGCAGACTCATTAGACATAAGAGAGTTCACAGtggagaaaggccttatgagtgcagtgaatgtgggaagtTCTTTCGGTACAGCTCCAACCTCATTAAGCACTGGAGAAATCACACTGGAGAGAGGCCGTATGAGTGCAgcgaatgtgggaaagcctttagcCACAGGCACATACTTGTGGAGCATCAGAAAATCCATactggagaaaggccttatgagTGCAGCAAATGTCAGAAAGCCTTCATTAGAAAGTCTCACCTCGTTCATCACCAGAAGATCCACAGTGAAGAAGATGCGAGTGCTGTGATTATGGGGAACTCTTTGGATGCTACTTCAGCCTCATTAAGCAGAGAATTCACAGCAGTAAAGGCCTTATGA